In the genome of Shewanella glacialimarina, one region contains:
- a CDS encoding DUF4862 family protein yields the protein MKYIIGAYATAPSTEQWQQELETQYYQQLKSLNKISGIEHPFVGRLHPYDDEWFLKNIDKNWQFIFTSIPGVMSSLAKNPHFGIASTKEEGRLSALSFYQLAQQAILELNNYLDRQAVSFIKIHTSPKISPATHSSIEALQASLETMQSWDWDGAKLVIEHCDAHIGGQEAEKGFMLLEDEITAIKHVNSKLNSDIGISINWGRSAIETRSSAGPLQHIKQAYNSGLLKGIIFSGASGLEGPYGQWKDTHMPPAQAFNIPSFAQGSCLTLEQIELSLQQCHYNQLDFIGGKISISPNKASVTERVSYIKSLITLLDKVVI from the coding sequence ATGAAATATATTATTGGCGCATACGCCACCGCTCCCTCTACCGAGCAATGGCAGCAAGAATTAGAAACTCAGTATTACCAACAGCTCAAGTCACTGAATAAGATTAGTGGTATTGAGCATCCCTTTGTTGGGCGACTGCATCCATATGACGATGAGTGGTTTCTCAAAAATATCGATAAAAACTGGCAGTTTATCTTCACTTCTATCCCTGGGGTAATGAGCAGTCTCGCTAAAAATCCTCACTTTGGTATAGCCTCAACAAAAGAAGAAGGCAGACTGTCGGCACTGTCTTTTTATCAACTAGCACAACAAGCCATATTAGAACTAAATAACTACTTAGATAGACAGGCTGTCAGCTTTATAAAAATACACACCTCGCCGAAAATTAGCCCTGCCACGCACTCATCTATTGAAGCATTGCAAGCATCTCTTGAAACCATGCAGTCTTGGGATTGGGATGGGGCAAAATTAGTGATTGAACATTGTGATGCGCACATTGGCGGACAAGAAGCCGAAAAAGGCTTTATGTTACTAGAAGATGAAATTACCGCTATTAAGCATGTTAATAGCAAGCTCAACAGTGACATTGGTATTAGTATAAATTGGGGACGTTCAGCGATAGAAACCCGCAGCTCTGCTGGGCCATTGCAGCATATTAAGCAGGCCTATAATAGCGGTTTATTAAAAGGAATTATATTTTCTGGTGCCTCAGGGCTTGAGGGGCCATATGGCCAATGGAAAGATACCCATATGCCACCAGCACAAGCGTTTAATATTCCAAGTTTTGCCCAAGGATCTTGTTTAACCTTAGAACAAATCGAACTATCGTTACAGCAATGTCATTATAATCAGCTTGATTTTATCGGCGGAAAAATATCAATAAGCCCTAATAAAGCTAGCGTTACCGAACGTGTTTCCTACATTAAAAGCTTAATCACTTTGCTAGATAAAGTGGTAATCTAA